The Raphanus sativus cultivar WK10039 chromosome 2, ASM80110v3, whole genome shotgun sequence genome includes a region encoding these proteins:
- the LOC108829346 gene encoding uncharacterized protein LOC108829346: MVLGDGSSTKFWTDIWHPIGRLIEVLGERAIHKMGIDRHASVSSVFVNNVWRFRNTRDPAIQQVTAQIQEGTVVLVHGVQDEAHWKKEEDTYERKFYASTTLESIRVSHDQVPWDKLVLFAQGVPRFAFITWLAVRDRLSTGVRMRAWGIVQGCPFCGEREESRDHLFFACPYTYTL, encoded by the coding sequence ATGGTCTTAGGTGATGGGTCCTCCACAAAGTTCTGGACTGACATATGGCATCCTATTGGTAGACTGATCGAGGTTTTGGGAGAACGAGCAATACACAAGATGGGTATTGATCGGCATGCATCTGTCTCTAGTGTTTTTGTGAACAATGTGTGGCGGTTTAGGAACACTCGTGATCCAGCTATCCAACAGGTCACCGCGCAGATTCAAGAGGGGACTGTGGTACTAGTTCATGGTGTTCAGGATGAGGCTCATTGGAAGAAAGAGGAGGACACCTATGAAAGGAAATTCTACGCTTCTACAACCTTGGAAAGTATTCGTGTCAGTCACGATCAGGTACCATGGGACAAGCTTGTCTTGTTTGCACAAGGAGTGCCTAGGTTTGCATTCATTACGTGGCTTGCTGTCAGGGACAGACTCTCAACGGGTGTCAGAATGCGTGCATGGGGGATAGTACAAGGCTGTCCCTTCTGTGGTGAGAGAGAAGAATCAAGAGATCATCTGTTTTTTGCTTGTCCTTACACTTACACTCTCTGA
- the LOC108820547 gene encoding mitochondrial dicarboxylate/tricarboxylate transporter DTC: MAEEKKVAPIGVWNTVKPFVNGGTSGMLATCVIQPIDMIKVRIQLGQGSAASVTSTMLKNEGIGAFYKGLSAGLLRQATYTTARLGSFKMLTAKASEANDGKPLPLYQKALCGLTAGAIGACVGSPADLALIRMQADNTLPLAQRRNYTNAFHALYRISADEGVLALWKGCGPTVVRAMALNMGMLASYDQSAEYMRDNLGLGETSTVVGASAVSGFCAAACSLPFDFVKTQIQKMQPDAQGKYPYTGSLDCAMQTLKSGGPLKFYTGFPVYCVRIAPHVMMTWIFLNQITKFQKTIGM; the protein is encoded by the exons ATGGCGGAAGAGAAAAAAGTAGCTCCGATTGGTGTGTGGAACACTGTGAAGCCCTTCGTCAATGGCGGTACCTCCGGTATGCTCGCTACCTGCGTTATCCAGCCGATCGACATGATCAAG GTGAGGATTCAACTAGGTCAGGGATCTGCAGCCAGTGTGACCTCTACCATGTTGAAGAATGAAGGCATCGGTGCTTTCTACAAG GGATTATCTGCTGGTTTGCTGAGGCAAGCAACTTACACCACTGCCCGTCTTGGATCATTCAA GATGCTGACTGCGAAAGCAAGTGAGGCGAACGATGGAAAGCCACTACCTCTGTATCAGAAGGCTCTATGTGGTCTAACAGCTGGTGCAATCGGTGCTTGCGTCGGTAGTCCAGCTGATTTGGCGCTTATCAGAATGCAAGCTGATAACACCTTGCCGTTAGCTCAGCGCAGGAACTATACCAATGCGTTCCATGCGCTTTACCGTATTAGCGCTGATGAAGGAGTCTTGGCACTTTGGAAAGGTTGTGGTCCCACTGTGGTCAGAGCTATGGCTTTGAACATGGGAATGCTTGCTTCTTATGATCAAAGTGCTGAATACATGAGAGATAACCTTGGTCTTGGGGAGACTTCCACTGTCGTAG GAGCAAGTGCTGTTTCAGGATTCTGCGCTGCGGCTTGCAGTCTCCCATTTGACTTTGTCAAAACTCAGATCCAGAAAATGCAACCGGACGCTCAGGGTAAATATCCATACACGGGTTCGCTCGACTGTGCCATGCAAACCTTGAAATCAGGAGGACCTCTGAAATTCTACACAGGTTTCCCTGTTTACTGCGTCAGGATCGCCCCTCACGTCATG ATGACATGGATCTTCCTGAACCAGATTACAAAGTTCCAAAAGACCATTGGTATGTGA